Within the Candidatus Obscuribacterales bacterium genome, the region ATCGCGATCCTCTACAGAACTCCAGGCGGCTCTCAAGCCAAGGCTGGATCAGCTTGCCGGTGCCTTGGATAAACTGAACGGCTACCTCGTCCGGGTGGCGGTGTTTGGCCTGGTCAGTCGTGGTAAATCGGCGGTGTTAAATGCTCTGATTGGCCAAAAGGTGCTCCCCACAGGGCCCATCCATGGCGTGACCCAGTGGCCACGGTCGGTCTTTTGGTCGCTGGAGACGGCTATGGGCAAGGCCGTGATTGAGCTGATTGATACACCGGGCTTGGATGAAGTAGACGGTCAGGCTCGGGCGGATATGGCCCGCGAGATTGCTGAACAGGCTGACCTGATTTTGTTTGT harbors:
- a CDS encoding dynamin family protein — protein: MSRSDLVRPQLADTHFNRARASLRQLLNRYGRQGRSRSSTELQAALKPRLDQLAGALDKLNGYLVRVAVFGLVSRGKSAVLNALIGQKVLPTGPIHGVTQWPRSVFWSLETAMGKAVIELIDTPGLDEVDGQARADMAREIAEQADLILFVIAGDMTRTEYQALHDLLAAHKPLIVVFNKTDLYPNRDRTVIFQQLRER